One Deltaproteobacteria bacterium genomic window carries:
- the ndk gene encoding nucleoside-diphosphate kinase: MIERTLSIIKPDAVADGNIGQILATFESNDLTILGGRLVHLTLEQAQKFYAVHDGKDFFKRLTEFMSAGPIFVSVLEGENAVLKNRELMGATDPKEAAEGTIRARFGRFIGNNAAHGSDSLENAQTEIAFFFSDDQLHARTFTPSA; this comes from the coding sequence ATGATTGAACGCACCTTAAGTATTATCAAGCCGGACGCTGTAGCCGACGGAAACATCGGACAAATCCTAGCGACCTTCGAATCCAATGACCTAACCATCCTAGGCGGTCGCTTGGTCCACCTCACCCTTGAGCAGGCTCAGAAATTTTACGCTGTTCACGACGGAAAAGATTTCTTCAAGCGACTCACAGAGTTTATGTCGGCGGGACCTATTTTCGTGAGCGTTCTTGAAGGTGAGAATGCCGTATTGAAAAACCGTGAACTGATGGGCGCCACCGACCCGAAGGAAGCGGCAGAAGGTACGATTAGGGCGCGCTTCGGTCGATTTATTGGTAATAACGCTGCACACGGATCCGACAGCCTCGAAAATGCACAAACAGAAATAGCGTTCTTCTTTAGCGATGACCAGCTTCACGCCCGAACGTTTACACCCTCAGCTTAA
- the sucD gene encoding succinate--CoA ligase subunit alpha, with protein MSVLVDENTKLLVQGITGSAGSFHAGLMMEYGTNLVAGVTPGRGGQKFQEKAPIFNTVEEAVKQTGANASVIYVPPPFAADAIMEAVDAEMPLVICITEGIPVLDMVRVKRSMEGKKTRLIGPNCPGVITPGKCKIGIMPGHIHKEGRVGVVSRSGTLTYEAVGQLTAMGIGQSTCIGIGGDPVNGTNFIDCLELFNEDPDTDAVIMLGEIGGTDEEQAAAWVKANMKKPVASFIAGATAPPGKRMGHAGAIISGGKGTAADKFAALEDAGIAITQSPAELASTLQRAIKG; from the coding sequence ATGAGTGTACTCGTAGATGAAAACACCAAACTACTTGTTCAGGGTATCACAGGCTCAGCTGGTTCATTCCACGCTGGCCTCATGATGGAATACGGAACCAACCTCGTAGCAGGCGTTACACCTGGACGTGGTGGTCAAAAGTTTCAGGAAAAGGCTCCAATCTTCAATACTGTTGAAGAAGCGGTCAAACAAACGGGTGCGAATGCATCTGTCATCTATGTTCCGCCTCCATTTGCAGCAGATGCAATCATGGAGGCAGTAGATGCTGAGATGCCACTGGTAATCTGTATCACTGAAGGTATTCCTGTACTGGACATGGTTCGCGTCAAGCGCTCTATGGAAGGCAAGAAAACTCGGTTGATTGGACCAAACTGCCCTGGCGTCATTACACCAGGAAAGTGCAAAATCGGAATCATGCCCGGCCATATCCACAAGGAAGGCCGCGTTGGGGTTGTATCTCGTTCGGGAACTCTTACCTATGAAGCCGTAGGCCAGCTTACGGCTATGGGTATCGGTCAATCCACCTGCATCGGCATCGGTGGTGACCCTGTAAATGGCACCAACTTTATCGACTGCCTGGAGCTCTTCAATGAGGACCCAGACACCGATGCAGTCATCATGCTTGGCGAAATCGGTGGTACCGATGAAGAGCAGGCTGCTGCTTGGGTTAAAGCCAACATGAAGAAGCCTGTGGCTTCATTTATTGCAGGCGCAACTGCACCTCCAGGAAAACGAATGGGCCATGCAGGCGCCATCATTTCTGGCGGAAAAGGGACTGCGGCCGATAAGTTTGCAGCTCTTGAAGACGCGGGCATTGCCATTACGCAAAGCCCGGCAGAATTGGCCAGTACGCTACAGCGTGCCATTAAAGGCTAA